AATGGTTGTGTGCTGGTTTCTCCTGTATTGACCATTACAAATACAGATTCGCTGCCCGCAGCAGCATTTGATTATGGTACAGTAGGTGCAGCTGTAAACTTCTCCAACATGACGCCAAACGGTACTTCTTACGCATGGGATTTTGGTGATGGCAATACGAGTACGGATGAGAATCCTACAAATCTCTATACCACCAATGCCCAATTTGTAGTGAGTCTGACTGTTACCAACGATTGTGGTTCGACTACAGTTACGGATACCATTCTGATTTCTCAGGTAGGTATTGAAGACAACCTGCTTGCCGCGAAAGTAAGTGTATATCCAAACCCGACACAAGGTGTATTTGATATCAGATTTGACCAGCTAAACCTCGAAGATGTTGAGATCGTTCTTTCAACAGTAGAAGGGAAGCAGGTCGTGAAAGAAAAAATCGGTAGCGTCCGCGGTATTTTCACTCACCGTATGGATCTTTCCGACAATCTTGCACGTGGCTCATATGTACTCCAGATCATAAGCAGTCAGGGAGTCACCCACAAACGCATTCAACTTCAATAATCATTATTGAAACTGAGTCAATAAAAAAAGCCGGACCATATGGTTCGGCTTTTTTTGTTTATATGGATAGGTTTTAGTCCAGTACAAAAAGCGGAATATCACCAAAAAGGTTGATCGGCGTGAATGGGTGTTGTTTGCCGCCGGTGAGTTCTTTTACCCTTTCGGTTACATAAAGATTTAACTCAAAAAGGTTGATTACACGGTCTTTATTAAAATCCGCCCCGCCGTTGAGTCCTTCCAGAATCGCCTTGGTAAAGGCACCGTGTTTCCATGCAGGGTTTTCATAGGAAAACTCTTTCCCGCTGGAAGAAGTCATAACCGTAACGCCCGGCTCTTTTTCCATCAGCTCATCTACCGCTTTGTTGATGTGCGTTGCTTTGATAGAGGCAAATTCGAAAAGGTCGTACCCTGACTGGCCGCTATGGCAGGCATCGAGGAAAATAAGTTTTTTGCATGGGGTGCCGTTCATTCCTTCGGTCAGGTCTCTGATATTGAGGGCTGTCGCAAATAGATTATTAGCATCAAAATCTGTTGGGAGAATATACAGATTGCCTTTGTTGTCAAGTGCGCCATGTGAAGAAATGAATACCACGATCATATCCTTTTGCGTTGCTTCTTTTTCCAGCCAGGATATTCCGGTTTTAATATTGAAAAGTGTAGCGTCTTTGTTGAGATACTTGCGCACCTGCACTTTGTTGTATAATGTGCCTTCCAGGCTGGCAAATTTATCTGCAAGTGCTGAAGCGTCAGAATGGGCATAGCTTAGACTTACGGAGGGATCCTCATATTCGGAGACACCCATAGCGAGGATATACAGGTTGGGTTTGAAAATGTCGGGTTGGGAACTGATTACGGGCCTGCTGGTGTTGTCGGGGGTAATGGTCTCTGCTACAAATGGGCCTTCGCCAAAATTACCTCTTGCATCTGTTTTCAGGAGGTACATATCTGCGCCTTCCGCCTTGTAACTTTTTGTGCCTCCGGCAATGACAAACCCGCCATCATTGGCCTGGGCAATGCAGTGACCGTAGTCATTTTGGCCGCCATCGCTTCGTTTTTGCCAAAGCATGGTGCCATCTGAGGCAATACAGAGGATCCAGACATCGGAAGTTTTACTAAATGATCCGGTTTGACCAGATAGAATGAACCCGCCGCCGCTGGCGGGGATCATATCGTAAAAGGCGTCTTTTCCCTCTCCGCCATACGTGTGCTCCCATAGTACTTTCCCGCCGCTTGTGAGCCGTACTACTTTCCCGTCCAAATCCCCTTTTTCAGGCATAAATGCCCATCCTCCCGCAAGATAGTCTCCATCGGGTGTTTCCTGCACGACTTCAACTATGTCATTTCCGGGTGAACGCAACGCCCGTCTCCATAATCCTTTGCCTTTACGATCCACTTTGATCAGCAGCATGTCTGCTCTGTTGACCGTGTCATAAGACTGATAACCGCCGATCAAAAACCCTGAATCACGGGTTTCTACAATAGAATACCCCATCTCCACACCGTGTCCGCCGTAAGTTTCCTGCCAGAGTTCTTCCCCTACAGCATTGAGCCTGAGGAGCCATACATCACTTTCTCCTTTGCTGTTGGAATAGGTAAAACCGGTAACCGCAAACCCCCCGTCGGCAGTTTGTGTAATGGACTTGGCCTCTTCGTCATAAGCGCCTCCATAGGTTTTTGACCACATGCCCTCTCCAAATTGGTTTAACTGGAAAACCCAGGCATCGCTCTGCCCCGCATTGGAGTTGCGGGTATAACCGGCAACCACATAGTTTCC
The DNA window shown above is from Bacteroidia bacterium and carries:
- a CDS encoding caspase family protein; translation: MNRLFFYLFATLLMWSEVFAQETFTKIYGGKQDEHAMSVIQSRDGNYVMAGFTFSYGKGKSDVWVMKVDRYGEEIWRRFLGTPDFDWANALIETRDGNYVVAGYTRNSNAGQSDAWVFQLNQFGEGMWSKTYGGAYDEEAKSITQTADGGFAVTGFTYSNSKGESDVWLLRLNAVGEELWQETYGGHGVEMGYSIVETRDSGFLIGGYQSYDTVNRADMLLIKVDRKGKGLWRRALRSPGNDIVEVVQETPDGDYLAGGWAFMPEKGDLDGKVVRLTSGGKVLWEHTYGGEGKDAFYDMIPASGGGFILSGQTGSFSKTSDVWILCIASDGTMLWQKRSDGGQNDYGHCIAQANDGGFVIAGGTKSYKAEGADMYLLKTDARGNFGEGPFVAETITPDNTSRPVISSQPDIFKPNLYILAMGVSEYEDPSVSLSYAHSDASALADKFASLEGTLYNKVQVRKYLNKDATLFNIKTGISWLEKEATQKDMIVVFISSHGALDNKGNLYILPTDFDANNLFATALNIRDLTEGMNGTPCKKLIFLDACHSGQSGYDLFEFASIKATHINKAVDELMEKEPGVTVMTSSSGKEFSYENPAWKHGAFTKAILEGLNGGADFNKDRVINLFELNLYVTERVKELTGGKQHPFTPINLFGDIPLFVLD